One genomic segment of Pseudomonas sp. RU47 includes these proteins:
- a CDS encoding fimbria/pilus outer membrane usher protein: MGAEAPAAVAGEAFNTLFLEGSSAVDLQPLLNANSVLPGRYRVDVFSNGTLVGRRDVDFAANPLNGKVEPRITLELLQQLGVDMSKLREQGLVDEQRPADHYDLASMIEQASISFDANRLRLNISVPQVAMARGMRGYVDPELWDDGVAAGFINYQLSSTRSKTDYSTQISNNLGLRNGINFGAWRLRNESNLSSATGRPNRFVSNRTFIQRDLTAIKGQLSAGEIFSDSDLFDSVRYQGVKVASDEGMRADSERGYAPIIRGVAETNAKIEVRQDNYILYTTNVPPGPFEISDIYPSGSNGDLEITIVEADGRRKVTRQAFSALPTMVREGQLKYSLSSGKFNNNSEGYDKPAFLGGTFAYGLTSNLTGIAGIQASNGFKALSVGAAKNTSIGAMSLDVTQSSSKAFGKTTQGSSVRALYAKTFTGTDTSFTLAAYRYSTEGYRTLTDHVQDTSTGATRRAGNAKTRTDLTVNQTLGEARQYGSLYLNASDQRYWDRGGSRSFSAGYNNNWRDLNYNISLSKTEEFGARGDTTHDTQLSVSISFPLGSTPRAPRAYISSNHQNTGTSTQAGINGYLTEDSDTYYSVQTGRSVQGDRSGSLSLSTRTAMGDLGLGYSRGSGYESQNLSAAGSIVAHAGGINMGQTVGETFAMVEVPGMSGVEVSSYSGVKTGLNGYAVLPNAQPYRVNWVTLDTRNLGGDIELDNATQQLVPRRGSVVLARFEGSKGRRIQFELYDAEGKPLPFGAVLMDAEGKQLALSDPTGKALALVTKDQGIITIKWQGKSCPAPYKLPERLKDLNYEHYRLSCSTSVDTSK; encoded by the coding sequence ATGGGTGCCGAAGCCCCGGCCGCGGTAGCGGGTGAAGCGTTCAATACCTTGTTTCTGGAAGGTTCATCGGCGGTCGATCTGCAACCTTTGTTGAATGCCAACAGCGTTCTGCCAGGCCGATATCGCGTTGACGTTTTCAGCAACGGCACGCTGGTCGGGCGTCGCGACGTTGATTTCGCGGCCAACCCGCTCAACGGCAAAGTCGAGCCACGTATCACCCTGGAATTGTTACAGCAGCTGGGTGTGGACATGAGCAAACTGCGTGAGCAAGGTCTGGTTGATGAGCAACGGCCTGCCGATCACTACGATCTTGCGTCGATGATCGAGCAAGCCAGTATCAGTTTTGACGCCAACCGCCTGCGCCTCAATATCAGCGTGCCGCAGGTTGCTATGGCACGCGGCATGCGCGGCTATGTTGACCCAGAGCTTTGGGACGATGGCGTGGCCGCCGGATTCATCAACTATCAGTTGAGCAGCACCCGCAGCAAAACCGATTACTCGACGCAAATCTCCAATAATCTGGGGCTGCGCAACGGCATCAACTTCGGTGCCTGGCGTTTGCGCAACGAGTCCAATCTGAGCAGTGCCACCGGCCGGCCCAATCGGTTTGTCAGCAATCGCACGTTCATCCAGCGCGACCTCACGGCGATCAAGGGGCAACTGAGTGCGGGTGAAATATTTTCCGATTCGGATCTGTTCGACAGCGTGCGCTATCAAGGCGTCAAGGTGGCCTCTGATGAGGGCATGCGCGCAGACAGCGAGCGCGGCTATGCGCCGATCATTCGTGGCGTGGCTGAAACCAATGCGAAGATCGAGGTCCGCCAGGATAACTACATTCTTTACACCACCAACGTGCCGCCGGGGCCGTTCGAGATCAGTGATATCTATCCATCGGGTTCCAATGGCGATCTGGAGATCACCATTGTCGAGGCGGATGGTCGGCGCAAGGTCACCCGGCAGGCGTTCTCCGCCTTGCCGACGATGGTGCGTGAGGGACAGTTGAAGTACAGCCTGTCGAGCGGCAAATTCAACAACAACAGCGAGGGCTACGACAAGCCGGCCTTCCTGGGCGGCACTTTCGCCTACGGTCTGACCAGCAACCTGACAGGCATTGCCGGCATTCAGGCCAGCAATGGTTTCAAGGCGCTTTCCGTCGGTGCGGCGAAGAACACTTCGATTGGCGCGATGTCGCTGGACGTGACTCAATCGTCCAGCAAGGCATTCGGTAAAACGACCCAGGGCAGCAGCGTACGCGCGCTCTATGCAAAGACCTTCACCGGCACCGATACCAGCTTCACCCTCGCCGCCTATCGTTATTCGACCGAGGGTTACCGCACGCTGACCGACCACGTTCAGGACACCAGCACCGGCGCTACGCGGCGCGCAGGTAACGCCAAAACCCGTACCGACCTCACGGTCAACCAGACCCTGGGCGAAGCGCGCCAGTACGGCTCGCTGTACTTGAATGCCAGTGATCAGCGCTATTGGGATCGCGGCGGCTCGCGCAGCTTCTCCGCCGGTTACAACAACAATTGGCGCGACCTGAACTACAACATCAGTTTGAGTAAAACCGAAGAGTTCGGCGCACGCGGTGACACCACTCACGACACCCAACTGAGCGTTTCGATCTCATTCCCGCTCGGATCGACACCTCGCGCACCTCGCGCCTACATTTCCAGCAATCATCAGAATACCGGCACCAGTACACAAGCCGGGATCAATGGTTATCTGACTGAAGACAGTGACACCTACTATTCCGTACAGACCGGGCGCAGTGTGCAAGGTGATCGCTCCGGCTCACTCAGCCTGAGTACCCGTACAGCGATGGGCGATCTGGGATTGGGCTACAGCCGAGGCAGCGGTTATGAATCACAGAACCTGAGCGCGGCCGGATCGATCGTGGCTCACGCGGGGGGAATCAACATGGGCCAGACCGTCGGCGAAACATTCGCAATGGTGGAAGTGCCTGGCATGTCAGGGGTAGAAGTCAGCAGCTACTCCGGCGTGAAAACCGGCCTCAACGGCTATGCCGTCCTTCCAAACGCACAGCCCTATCGCGTGAATTGGGTGACACTGGACACACGAAATCTCGGCGGTGACATAGAGCTGGACAACGCCACTCAACAACTCGTACCGAGACGAGGTTCAGTAGTGCTTGCGCGCTTCGAAGGCAGCAAAGGGAGACGGATCCAGTTCGAACTCTACGATGCCGAGGGCAAACCCCTCCCATTCGGAGCCGTATTGATGGACGCCGAAGGTAAACAACTGGCACTTTCCGACCCCACCGGCAAGGCGTTAGCGCTTGTTACCAAAGATCAAGGCATCATCACAATCAAGTGGCAGGGCAAGAGTTGCCCCGCCCCCTACAAGCTTCCAGAAAGGCTAAAGGATTTGAACTATGAGCATTACCGGCTTTCTTGCTCTACCAGCGTAGACACATCGAAATAA
- a CDS encoding fimbrial biogenesis chaperone: MLSRYFPLCLGLAGVLMTHSAFASISLSSTRIIFDGAHKEANVTVRNGGQTILAQSWLDAGDTAGSAPPFAVTPPLARLEPNQQQLLRILYEGRGMPADKESVVWLNVQEIPQASAADVNTLQLAVRQRIKVFFRPDGLTGDAAQAPVQLVWQLVTQAGKSVLKVKNQSNYHVSLADLKVAAGNKAELVIDSTMIVPGEVRSFNLKALPSGSPRLTFSAINDYGAQQRFDAPLSATESHAERVKDASAQ; this comes from the coding sequence ATGTTAAGTCGCTATTTTCCGCTGTGCCTGGGGCTTGCCGGGGTGTTGATGACGCACTCGGCATTCGCCAGCATCTCCTTGAGTTCCACCCGGATCATTTTCGATGGCGCGCACAAAGAGGCGAACGTCACCGTGCGCAACGGCGGGCAAACCATCCTGGCGCAATCGTGGCTGGATGCCGGCGACACGGCTGGCAGCGCGCCGCCATTTGCGGTGACTCCACCGCTGGCCCGACTCGAACCCAATCAACAGCAACTGTTGAGGATTCTCTATGAAGGCCGCGGCATGCCTGCAGACAAAGAGTCAGTGGTGTGGCTGAACGTGCAGGAAATCCCTCAGGCCAGCGCTGCCGATGTCAATACGCTGCAACTGGCGGTGCGTCAGCGCATCAAGGTGTTCTTCCGCCCGGACGGACTCACCGGTGACGCTGCGCAAGCGCCAGTGCAACTTGTATGGCAATTGGTCACGCAAGCTGGCAAGTCGGTACTGAAAGTAAAAAATCAAAGCAATTACCACGTATCGCTGGCCGACCTGAAAGTCGCCGCTGGAAATAAAGCGGAACTGGTGATTGATTCGACAATGATCGTTCCGGGCGAAGTTCGTTCGTTCAATTTGAAAGCGTTGCCATCCGGTTCTCCACGCCTGACTTTTTCGGCCATTAATGATTACGGCGCACAACAACGATTCGATGCACCACTCAGCGCTACCGAAAGTCATGCCGAGCGCGTGAAAGATGCATCCGCCCAGTAA